CGACGTGCCGGTGACCTTTGAAAATCAGCTGACCGGTAAAACCGACGATCGCGGCCACTTACTGATCCCCTGGGTCAGCGCCTGGTATCCGTCGAAAGTGGCTATCGATCCGCTGGATCTGCCGCTGGATACGTCGATTCCACAGATTGAGTCACGCGTGGCGGTACGGGAAGGCAGCGGAACGCTGGTGAAATTCCCGGTGACGACGGTACGTTCAGCCAGCCTGACGCTGCTCGACGGACAACGGCAGCCGCTGCCAGTGGGTACACCGGTGACGGAAACCCACAGCGGGCAAACCACCATGGTCGGCTACGGCGGCAAAGTCTGGCTCAGCGGTCTGGCGGCCAGCAATGAGATCGTCGTTCAGCGGCCTCAGGGAAGCTGCCGTCACGGATTTACGATAGATGCGGCGGGAAAAACCGCCCCCCTGTTTGCCACCTTTGTCTGCCCGGACATTTCTTCAGCGGAAAAACAGCCATGAAAATGCACCCGATCCTGCGCCTTGTGCTTGCCGGCCTGCTTTTGCTGATAAGCGCTCAGAGCTATGCGGCCTGCAGCGCTTCATCAAGCACCTCGACCTTTGGCGGCATCAGCGCCTTTACCTTTGCCAGCAGCGCGCAAACCATTACCACCGGCAGCGGCTTCGCCTGCACCAGCGGCAGCCTGGTTTCACTGCTGGCGGAGAATACCGTTACCGCCACCATTAGCAGCTCGCAGCACCCGGTTGGGACATCGCCGCAGCTGTACAGCGCCACCGGTGCTTCGATCCCCTATTCGTTGTGTAAAGATGCCGCCTGCGGGACCACCTATAACGTTGGCAGCACCATTACCTGGACCGAACGTTCGCTGCTGGGCCTGCTTGGTCTGTTTAATGCCCCGGACAGCACGCTGCCGCTGTATCTGAGGTCGAGCGCCGGGATCAACATTCCGGCGGGGGTGTACACCGACACGTTGACGATAAACTGGCATTACAGTATCTGTTTTCTTGGCGTGCTGGGCCTGTGCGCCTACACCACCGGTGATGCCACCTCAACCATCACCGTGACGGTGACGGTGATTAATGACTGCTACATCGACAGCGCCCCGGATGTGGAATTTGCTTCCGCCGCGCTGCCGTCCGAGTTTAAAACCGTCAGCAGCGCACTGAGCGTTCGCTGCACGCTGAATGCCAGCTACAGCGTCAATCTGGCCAGCGCCACTCCCACCAGCGGTGACTGGCGTCAGATGGTCAGCACCAGCGGAAATAACTATTTGCAGTACCAGCTTTATCAGGCTGGAGGGGCGGCCTGGACCAGCACCAATAATCTCAGCCAGACCGGCAGCGGCACATCGCAAACCATCAACTATACGGCGACGATTAACCCAACCCAGGCCAGCCCGCCGGCGGGATCCTACAGCGATGTGGTCACCGTCACGGTGACCTATTGAGGAATATGCGCGTTCAGGGGAGTCGCATTAAAGGTGGAGCCAGCCCGCAATCAGCGCGTGCTGGAGCAGCGTGACGGTTTTACCGTCTTTAATACGCCCGTCTTTGATCATCGCCCAGGCGTCGGGGAAAGGGATTTCCATCACGTCGATATCTTCATCCTCAACGCCGCCCCCGGCATTGTCGCGCTGGGATTCACTGTATTGTGCCGCGAAGAAATGGATAAGCTCCGTGACGCCTCCGGGTGACATAAACAGCTCAAACAGCTTTTCGACTTCGCCGACTGCGTAGCCGGTTTCTTCAATGGCTTCTTTTCGGATGCAGTCCTCGGGGGAGTCGTTATCCAGCAGCCCGGCGCAGGTTTCAACCAGCATGCCGTCGGGATTACCGTTCACCCAGGTCGCAATTCGGAACTGGCGGGTCAGCACTACGCTGTTTTTCTCACGGTTGTAGAGCAGGATCGTCGCACCGTTGCCGCGATCGTAAACTTCGCGCTTATGGCGGATCACCGCGCCGTCTTTTGCGGTCAAATCGTAGGTAAAATTACGCAGGACGAACCAGTTTTCTGACAGGATTTTGTTTTTGATAATGTCGATCTTGGCTGACATACAGGCTCCGTGAAGGTATCGGGAGCCTGTCATCATAGAACGGGTACGGAGGGAAAACTATCTGAAACGCCGACCGGGCTAAAATCGGCACCGGCCGGGAAACAACGGAATTACTTCATCAATTTTTCCGCTGCGGAATGCTGCTCTTCTGACAGAGACTGGGCGCGCTTGCGCACGAAGAACCAGCCTGCGGTCAGCCAGATGGCAATCAGCGGAATCGACGCGATGGTGTAGGTCCCGTTCGGGTAGTCGAACGCCATCAGCACCAGCACGCTGAGCAGGAACAGCAGCGTCAGCCAGGACGTGAACGGCGCACCCGGCAGCTTGAAGCTGACGTCATCCGCTTTACCTTCCTTGATGGCTTTGCGCAGGCGCATCTGACAGACCACGATAAAGGCCCAGGAGGAGATAATCCCCAGCGCCGCTACGTTCAGCACGATCTCAAACACGCTGGCAGGAACGATGTAGTTCAGGTACACGCCAACGATGTAAACGCAGACGGTCACCAGGATACCGGCATACGGCACCTGAGAACGGCTCATTTTAGACAGGAACTGCGGCGCAGAACCGCCCATCGACATGGAGCGCAGAATACGGCCGGTAGCGTACAGGCCCGAGTTCAGGCTCGACAGCGCGGCGGTCAGGACCACGATGTTCATGATGCTGCCTACGTAAGGCACGCCCAGCTTGCTGAAGAAGGTCACGAACGGGCTCTGCCCTGCCTGATAGGCATTCCACGGCAGCAGCAGCACCAGCAGCACGACGGAGCCCACGTAGAACAGGCCGATACGCCAGATCACGCTGTTGATGGCTTTAGGCAGCATGGTTTTCGGGTCTTTACATTCCCCTGCTGCGGTGCCCACCAGCTCGATAGAGGCGAAGGCAAAGACCACACCCTGCACCAGCACCAGCGCCGGCATCAGGCCGTTAGGGAACATCCCGCCGTTGTCGGTGATCAGGTGGAAACCGGTCGCGTTGCCGTCCAGCGGCTTGCCGCTGCCGAGGAACACCACGCCCACCACCAGGAAGATGGCAATCGCCAGGACTTTAATCAGCGCAAACCAGAATTCCATTTCAGCGAACCAGCGAACGCCGATCATGTTCATGGTGCCCACGATGGCCAGTGCGCCAAGAGCAAAGACCCACTGCGGCACATCACCGAACGCGCCCCAGTAGTGCATGTAAAGGGCCACGGCGGTGATATCGACGATACCGGTCATGGCCCAGTTAACGAAGTACATCCAGCCGGCGACATAGGACGCTTTTTCGCCAAGGAATTCGCGGGAGTAAGAAACGAAGCTGCCGCTCGACGGGCGGTGTAATACCAGCTCACCCAGGGCGCGTAAAATGAAGAAGGAGAAGATACCACAGACTAAATAAACGATGGCCAGCGCGGGACCGGCGGCCTGTAAACGTGCGCCGGCGCCGAGAAACAGGCCCGTACCGATCGCACCACCGATAGCAATCATCTGAACGTGACGATTGTCCATCGCCTTGTTATAACCCGAATCCTGCGAATTTAACCAACGTCTTTTGGCGGCGCGCTTTTCTGCGCCCGATACTTTATCAGCTTTCATTTTCTGTCCTATTGTCCTGTCCACAAGTGATGCGGTTACCCGTCCTGGTATCCTGTTATTTTTTTATGCACCGACCAAACGATTGCGTCGGTTGCCGCAACTTTGATACTTACCCGGTGAACTGTAGTTATATTTAAAGACACTCGGGAAATTGTGGCGATGCATCCTAACCGTTCTGTCAGAACGACGCAAAAAATCCGCGGACGAAATCGTGAGGTTTTGTAATTTTTGTCGAGTGGCGCATAAAAAAACCGGTCACAATTTGCGACCGGCTAGTGATGGCACTAAGGACTACACAGGGACTACACAGGGACTACACAGGGACAGGGTTGCTACAGGGTAAAAATATTAACGATAAATCTCTGCGGTACCGCTCCACAGGCTGGAGTCACCCGGGGTATCAGCACGAACGACGCGATAGTGGCTGGCTCCAAGCTCCTCCGCTTTTTTTGCCAGCTGATGGGTTGCATCATCCAGCGAACCGCGGACACCGGAAACGGAAACGCTACCGATACTTTGCATATTCATGGCCTGGCTACCGTCAACCGGTGTGGCAGCCAGCGTAGAGAACGAGGTCGCAGCTAATAAGGTCGCCGCGATCAGTGCGGGTAATGTCTTGTTCATTATGGTGCTCCTCAAACTGTACGGGTTAGTTACGGGATTTATTATTACCAATACAATGAAAAGCAGAGTGAGGCGTGGGTAAAAGCATTAAAGCATTGTCAGCGCTGCGTAGCCTTACGCCAGCTAGTGTCAGGGAATGTACCGGAATAAGACGGATGTAACAGAAAATGCACCCCACACCCGGCTGACTTCAGATACCGCAGCGCTTTGGGTACAATACCCTTATTCAGATTAAGGACAACCGCATGCCGTCAGTAAAACGCTCCGTCACCCACAGCATTGCGCGCACGCTGTTCGCTATCGTGCTGCTGTCGGTTTTCTCCAGCGGGCTGGCGCTGCTGACGCTGTCGGGTAGCCTGCGCGATGCGGAAGCCATCAATCTTGCCGGTTCGCTGCGCATGCAAAGCTACCGGCTGGCGTGGGACATCACCTCGCGATCGTCTCAGCAGGCTGAGCATATCAGCCAGTATCAGCAGACGCTGATGGCCCCCGCATTACACTCGCTCGACCGGTTTTATGTTCCCGATGCCGTTCGCCAGCGCTATCACGATCTGCTTTCTTCCTGGCAGCGGCTTCAGCCTTCACTGATTTCCGACCAAACGGAGATAAATGCCGATCGTGTTACGCAGATAATCCATTCGGTAACGCAGATTGACCACTTTGTTCTGGCGCTGCAGCACTGGGCAGAGCTGAAAATGCGCATTGTGGCGCTGACCTGCCTGCTGGGGTTCACCGCTATCGCCCTGCTGGTGATCCTCACGCTGCGCCATATTCGCCTGAAAATCGTCGGGCCGCTCAGGCAGCTGCTGAGCGCCAGCGAAGCCGTTGAACAGACACATTTTACCCTGCCGCCGCTGAGTACCGATCTCGACAATGAGCTTGGCGTGCTGGCCCGGGCCTTTACCCGCATGTCCGGCGAGCTGGAGAAGTCGTGGACGGCAATGTCGCAAACCGTGCGGGCGAAAACGGAAAGCCTGACCCAGGCCAACCGCCGTCTGACCCTGCTTTACGCCTGCTCCCAGCGGCTCAGCCGCAGCGTGGAGGGCCGCGAAGCGTTTCAGCTGACTCTGGCTCTGGTGCGGCGCCATGAACGACTGAACAGTATTGCGTTTTCCGTACCTGACTTTGGCGAACTGAGCGCCGGGCACAGCGATCCGCAGCTGCCGTGGCATTCCATTCCACTTTACCTCAGCCACCAGCCGCAGCCCTGTGGCGTTCTGCGCTGGCAGGCGCACAGCAGCGAGCCGCGCCTGATGCAGGGTGTGGCTTCCCTGCTGATCCACGCACTGGAACTGTGGCAGGCACAGCAGCAGGTACAGACGTTGCTGCTGCTTGAGGAGCGGGCGACGATTGCCCGCGAGCTGCACGATTCGCTGGCGCAGTCGCTAACGTATCTGCGCATTCAGATTGCCCGACTGAAAAGAACGCTGGACCCGGACGCCGCGCAGGCGCAGTCGGTGGTGGCCGAGTTTGAACAGGCCCTGGTCGCCGCGAATCAGCAGCTGCGCGAACTGCTGACCACCTTCCGGCTGACCATCGAACCCGCCAGCCTGGCACGGGCGCTGGAACAGGTGGTGCTGCCTTTACGCCAGCAAAGCGACGCGCGCATTTTACTGCAGTGCGATAGTGACGGACAGCTGCAGGCCCAGCAGCAGATTCACGTGCTGCAGATCGTTCGCGAAGCGCTGTTGAATGCCATTCGCCACGCGCACGCAGAGGAAATTACCGTCAGCACCCGTCGCGGCGAACAGGGAGAGCTGACCCTCACCGTCGCTGACGATGGCGTGGGTATCGCCAGCCAGCAGGAGCCGCCGGATCATTACGGGCTGACCATCATGCGCGAGCGTGCGGCACGGCTGAACGGCACGCTGAGCATCACCCGCAGCGAAACCGGGGGCACCTGCGTGTCATTACATTTTATGCCGGTCACGGAAACCGTTTTTCCCGCTGCGGTCATCGCCGTTCCACCGTCCACACGCTCAGGGAGTGAAGCATGACCGGGACTATTTTTCGCGTATTGATTGTTGACGATCATCCGCTGATGCGCCGCGGGTTACATCAGCTTTTGCAGTTAGACAGCCGGTTTCAGGTGGTCGCAGAAGCGAGCAACGGCGCGGAGGCGGTGACGCTGGCGCGGCAAATGCAGCCGGACCTGGTCCTGCTGGATCTCAATATGAAGGGGCTTTCCGGGCTGGAAACCCTGCAGATACTGCGCAGTGAATCGATCCCCTGCCGGGTGGTGATCCTGACCGTTTCCGACAGCCGCAGCGACTTCTTCAGCCTGCTGGATGCGGGCGTTGACGGCTACCTGCTCAAGGACAGCGAGCCGGAGCAGATGCTGGCGCAGATTATTCACGTTGCCGAAGGCGGCCAGGCCTTCAGCGACACCCTGCAGCCCTGGCGCGAAGGCCGCGACTGGCAGGACAATCCTTTTGCTATTCTCACCGCCCGCGAACTGGACGTGCTGAAGGAGGTGGCGCGCGGCCTGTCGAATAAAGAAGTGTCGGAGAACCTGTCCATTTCCGAGCAAACGGTAAAAGTGCACATCCGCAGCCTGCTGCGCAAACTGAACGTGCGTTCCCGGGTAGCCGCCACGGTGCTCTGGCTGGAGTCTCAACCGTGACATAATGCGTCAGGCAGTAAATAAACCCCTGTAATTTTCCACGGTAATTTACACTTTCTCCTCAATTTCTCCACGATTTAGATCGGCCAGGCAGGTAAAGTGGTGAATCGATGGAGCCTGTTGAATCGGTTAATAAATCCGCTCCGCACCGGACGCCTCATTTCAGCGCCAAACGGATCTGGCTGGTGAATTCTTTTTCTTTCTATTCCGATAATCAGCTGCGGAGCTTGCAATGGCGAACTTTTTTATCGACCGCCCCATTTTTGCCTGGGTGCTGGCGATTATTCTCTGCCTTACCGGCGGCCTGGCGATTATGTCGCTACCGGTAGAACAGTATCCCGATCTGGCCCCGCCTAACGTTCGTATCACCGCAAACTACCCCGGAGCGTCTGCCGAAACGCTGGAAAATACCGTCACTCAGGTTATCGAGCAGAACATGACCGGCATCGACAACCTGATGTATATGTCGTCGCAGAGCAGCAATACCGGCCAGGCCACCATTACGCTGACCTTTGAAGCGGGCACCAATCCCGATGAAGCGCGCCAGCAGGTGCAGAACCAGCTGCAGACCGCGCTGCGAAAACTGCCTCAGGATGTGCAGTCCCAGGGCGTCACGGTGAATAAAACCGGGGACACCAATATTCTGATGGTGGCCTTCGTGTCCACCGACGGCAGTATGGACAAGCAGGATATCTCTGACTACGTGGCCAGTAATATCCAGGATCCGCTGAGCCGTATTGACGGCGTCGGCCAGGTGGATGCCTACGGATCTCAGTACGCGATGCGTATCTGGCTCGATCCCAACAAATTGATTAACTACTCGCTGACCACCGGCGATGTGGTCAGCGCCATTGAATCACAAAACAGTCAGGTCGCCGTGGGCCAGCTGGGCGGGCTGCCGTCCGTTGACCGGCAGGCGCTGAACGCCACCGTGAATTCCCAGTCGCTGCTGCAAACCCCACAGCAGTTCCGCGACATCACCCTGCGCGTTAATACCGACGGTTCCGTGGTCACCCTGGGCGATGTGGCCCAGGTGGAGCTGGGTGCCGAGAAATATGATTACCTCAGCCGCTATAACGGCATGGCCGCATCCGGGCTGGGCGTGAAGCTGGCTTCCGGCGCGAATGAACTGCAGACGGATACGCTGGTTCGCGCCCGCCTTGATGAACTGTCGCACTACTTCCCGCACGGGCTGGAAGCCAAAATCGCATTCGAAACCACGCCGTTCGTTAAGGCGTCGATTGAGGACGTGGTGAAAACGCTGTTTGAGGCGGTCCTGCTGGTGTTCCTGGTGATGTATCTGTTCCTGCAGAATTTCCGCGCCACGCTGATCCCGACCATTGCCGTGCCGGTGGTGCTGTTTGGCACCTTCGGCGTGCTCTATGCCTTCGGCTACAGCATCAACACCCTGACCATGTTTGCCATGGTGCTGGCAATCGGCCTGCTGGTGGATGATGCCATTGTGGTAGTGGAAAACGTTGAACGAATAATGAGTGAAGAAGGGCTCTCGCCGCGAGAGGCCACGCGTAAGTCGATGGGCCAGATTCAGGGCGCGCTGGTCGGTATTGCGCTGGTGCTGTCGGCGGTCTTTATCCCGATGGCCTTCTTCGGCGGCACCACTGGAGCAATTTACCGCCAGTTCTCGGTCACCATCGTGTCGGCCATGGTGCTGTCGGTGCTGGTGGCGATGATCCTCACCCCCGCCCTGTGCGCCACCCTGCTCAAGCCGCTCGAACAGGGGCATCATCACGGTCGCCGTGGATTCTTCGGCTGGTTTAACCGCATGTTTAATCGCAACGCGGAACGCTACGAGCGCGGCGTCGGGCGCATTCTGGCGAAGGGCGGCCGCTGGCTGGTGCTCTATCTGGCACTGATGGCTATTATGGCCTTCCTGTTCCTGCGCCTGCCAACCTCGTTCCTGCCGCTGGAAGATCGCGGGATTTTCACCACTCAGGTTCAGCTTCCGTCCGGTTCCACGCTGCAGCAGACCATGAAGGTGGTGCAGAAAGTTGAACACTACTATCTGACCTCAGAGAAAAATAACGTGGTGTCGGTATTTGCCACCGTCGGTGCCGGACCCGGCGGTAACGGGCAGAATGTGGCGCGTCTTTTCGTTCGTCTGAAAGACTGGAAGGAACGTACAGCCAGCGATAACTCCTCGTTTGCGATCATTGAACGGGCAACCAAAGCGTTTGAGAACATCACTGAAGCCCGCGTGATCGCCAGCAGCCCGTCCGCCATTACCGGGCTGGGCAACTCGGCCGGTTTTGATATGGAATTGCAGGATCACGCCGGGCTGGGTCATGCCGCCCTGATGAATGCCCGCGATACGCTGCTGGAAAAAGCCAAAAACAATGCGTCGCTGACCCGCGTGCGCCACAACGGACTGGACGACAGCCCGCAGCTGCGCATCGATATCGACCAGCGCAAAGCGCAGGCGCTGGGCGTGTCGCTCGACGATATTAACAGCACGCTGCAAACCGGCTGGGGGTCCACCTACGTCAACGACTTCCTCGATCGCGGCAGGGTGAAAAAAGTCTACGTTCAGGCGGCGGCGAAATACCGCATGCTGCCGGACGACATCAACAAATGGTACGTCAGAAACACCAGCGGGCAGATGGTGCCGTTCAGCGCCTTCGCCAGCTCGCGCTGGGAAACCGGTTCGCCGCGTCTGGAACGCTACAACGGCTATTCGGCGGTGGAGATCGTCGGGGAATCCGCAGCGGGCGTCAGCAACGGAACGGCAATGGACATTATGGAAAATCTGGTCAGTCAGTTGCCCACCGGCATCGGCCTGCAGTGGACGGGTGCCTCACTGCAGGAGCGTATGACCGGGGCACAGGCACCGGCACTGTATGCCCTCTCGCTGCTGGTGGTCTTCCTCTGCCTGGCCGCCCTCTATGAGAGCTGGTCTATTCCCTTCTCGGTGATGCTGGTGGTGCCGCTGGGGGTGATCGGCGCGCTGGTGGCCACCTGGCTGCGCGGGCTGGAAAATGACGTTTACTTCCAGGTCGGGCTGCTGACGGTGATCGGGCTGTCGGCGAAGAACGCCATTCTGATCGTTGAATTTGCCAATGAACTGAACACGCGTGGCCACGATTTAATTGAGGCGACACTTGAAGCATCCCGGCAGCGTCTGCGGCCTATCCTGATGACCTCGCTGGCGTTTATCTTCGGCGTGCTGCCGATGGCAACCAGCAGCGGTGCAGGCTCCAGCAGCCAGCATGCAGTAGGAACGGGGGTAATGGGAGGGATGATTTCAGCCACGGTGCTGGCCATCTTCTTTGTGCCGCTGTTCTTTATGCTGGTGCGGCGGCGCTTCCCACTAAAAGAAAAGCTTAAATAAACAAAAGGCAGCCGGATGGCTGCCTTTTTTAATACGGGTTACTGAAGATAAAGCTACCTGGTTTGCCACCGCGCTTTTCTCTAGCAGAACGAATTACTTACGTAACATCGCTTCGATAAAGTCTTTCCAGTTCCCTAGTTCTAAGTCGATCATCATTGCCTCTCTTTTTTGTGGGGCTATTTTAGAAGCAATATGGCGAGAAGAACAGACGGAGATCTCATTTACAGCAATTGAAGAAACCGTTCAGGATGGAATTTTGCAAGATATGTGCTATTGCGCACAATTTGTACAAGAGCAGACATTGGCCCCGCCGGGGGCCTCAGCCCGGTTACTTGAGGATGATGATTTTGTCGTAACCGCCGCTCTCGCTGTCGATATGCGTTTTGGCATCAGGATAGTCACGCATCACGGCTTCAACGACATGCGCAAAGTCGTCACAGCGGCTCTTTTTCTTCCGTGTGAGAATAATTGTGGACTGGGTCTCTTCCACCGTATGTACGGCAGACTCTTTCAAATAGTTCATGGTTCCCCTCCTCCTGAATAATGGGCCTTCACCCTGAAGATTTTTTGCTCGCAGCTATTATCCTGCTTTGCCTTCTTCCGAATATAGATGAATCCCACAAAAAACAGAAGGGTACGAGTGTCTGAGTTTTGCCCCGGGGCATCAAAAGTTCTGCCCTCTCTGCGATCTGTGATAACGGGCTGATTAATCGGCAAAGAAAACCACCGATAAACCTGCCGGTGGCCTGCCCGGCATCCGCGCCTCATTCCGCAAATTGTTCATCCGTTAATCACCACCCGATGGCGTTTTCGGACGCCAATCTGAGATGCACAAGGCGATCTGGCCCTCCCAACAGTGTGATTCTGTGGAATAATACCTCTCTGAACGTTTCCCGATGACAGGTAGAGCTTTATGACATCTGAAAATACGCAAAACACGCTGACCATGTACGGCATCAAAAACTGCGACACCATCAAAAAGGCACGCAGGTATCTGGAAGCCAGTAATACGGATTATCAATTCCACGATTATCGCGCCGACGGACTGGACGCGGCGCTGCTCGGCAAGTTTATTGCCGTTCTCGGCTGGGAGCCGTTGCTGAACACGCGCGGCACCACCTGGCGCAAACTGGACGAGGCGACGCGTGAAGCGGTGAATAATGCAGCAGCCGCACAGGAACTGATGCTGGCAATGCCCGCAATCATCAAACGCCCGTTGCTCTGCGCCGCGGACGGCTCTATGCTGCTGGGCTTCAGTGAAGCCACCTATCAGCAGTTTATTCAGGAGAAGTGTTAATTATGTATTGTCCGGTCATTGAGTTGACGCAGCAGCTTATTCGTCGCCCTTCCCTCAGCCCGGATGATGCCGGTTGCCAGGCCATTCTGATTGCGCGCCTTCAGGCGCTGGGTTTTACCGTTGAGCCAATGAACTTTGGCGATACCCTGAATTTCTGGGCATGGCGCGGTCAGGGCGAAACGCTGGCCTTTGCCGGACACACCGACGTGGTGCCAACCGGCGATGCCAACCGCTGGATCAACCCGCCGTTTGAACCCACCATCCGCGACGGCATGCTGTTTGGTCGCGGCGCGGCGGATATGAAAGGGTCGCTGGCAGCGATGGTGGTTGCCGCCGAGCGCTTTGTTGCCGCCCACCCGCAGCATAAAGGTCGCCTGGCCTTCCTGATCACCTCCGACGAAGAGGCCTCCGCCACAAACGGAACGGTCAAAGTGGTTGAAGCGCTGATGGCGCGCAACGAGCGCCTGGACTACTGCCTGGTCGGTGAGCCTTCCAGCACCGAAGTGGTCGGCGACGTGGTGAAAAACGGTCGTCGCGGTTCGATTACCGCCAATCTGACGCTTCACGGCGTACAGGGGCACGTGGCCTATCCGCACCTCGCCGATAACCCGGTGCATCGTGCGCTGCCCGCGCTGAACGAACTGGTCGCTACCGAATGGGATCGCGGCAACGAGTTCTTCCCCCCTACCAGCATGCAGATTGCCAACGTGCAGGCGGGGACCGGCAGCAACAACGTGATTCCGGGCGATTTCTTCGTGCAGTTTAACTTCCGCTTCAGCACCGAACTGACCGATGCGCTGATCAAACAGCGGGTACAGGAGCTGCTCGATCGCCACCAGCTGCGCTACAGCATTGAGTGGAAGCTTTCCGGCCAGCCGTTCCTGACTTCACGCGGCAAGCTGGTGGATGCGGTGGTTAACGCGGTTGAGCACTATAATGAGATCAGGCCGCAGCTTGAAACGACCGGCGGTACCTCTGACGGGCGCTTTATTGCCCGTATGGGCGCGCAGGTGGTAGAGCTTGGACCGGTGAACGCCAGCATTCACAAGATCAACGAGTGCGTGAAGGCCGCCGATCTCCAGCTGCTGAGCCGCATGTACCAGCGCATTATGGAACAGCTGATCGCGTAAGCGTTCTGAGGTGAGGATATGGAATTTTTTAAAGAGTACTGGTGGATCCTGGTGATCCTGCTGATGGTCGGCATTCTGATGAACGTCTATAAAGACCTGAAGCGCATCGATCATAAAAAGTTTCTGGATAACAAGCCGGAGCTGCCGCCTCATCGCGACTTCAACCACAAGTGGGATGATGAAGACGACTGGCCGAAGAAGAAGTAACCTGCCCTTCACTCAAATCTGCATCTGAAAAACGCCAAACGGCTCTGGAATCGCTTCCAGAGCCGCTATTGACATGCTCATAATTCAACCTATCCTGTAGTTACAGGAATGTTGTTACATGGAGCAAGGATGTCCATTTTACACATGCACAATGGGTACCCCTATGAGTGGGATATCGAAAAAGCCAGACAGAATTTGCACAAACATAGCGTCAGTTTTGAATTGGCCTGCGAAGTTTTTGACGACCGAGATATCCTTTCGGTCAGGGATTACACGGAGAACTACCAAGAAGAAAGATGGCAGCATCTTGGAAGGGTCAGAGGCTGCACGCTGCTGTTGGTTGTCAGCACCGACCGTGAAAATCGCATTCGAATCATCTCCGCCCGCAAAGCCGTGTCAAAAGAGATTAAGAGGTACGAGCAATGGTAACCAAGCAGCATCAAATTGATCGATTACTGCAGCTCAAAGATGAGGATATTAACTGCCAGGATGCTCCCGTTCTCTCGGATAATGAGTGGGCTACAGCGGAACGCGGTAGATTTTACCGTCCTCGTAAAGTGCAGAAAACAATACGCATTGATGCCGATGTAATTCACTGGCTTGAAAGCCAGGGTCCCG
The sequence above is a segment of the Erwinia sp. SLM-02 genome. Coding sequences within it:
- a CDS encoding Csu type fimbrial protein, whose translation is MKMHPILRLVLAGLLLLISAQSYAACSASSSTSTFGGISAFTFASSAQTITTGSGFACTSGSLVSLLAENTVTATISSSQHPVGTSPQLYSATGASIPYSLCKDAACGTTYNVGSTITWTERSLLGLLGLFNAPDSTLPLYLRSSAGINIPAGVYTDTLTINWHYSICFLGVLGLCAYTTGDATSTITVTVTVINDCYIDSAPDVEFASAALPSEFKTVSSALSVRCTLNASYSVNLASATPTSGDWRQMVSTSGNNYLQYQLYQAGGAAWTSTNNLSQTGSGTSQTINYTATINPTQASPPAGSYSDVVTVTVTY
- the nudK gene encoding GDP-mannose pyrophosphatase NudK, coding for MSAKIDIIKNKILSENWFVLRNFTYDLTAKDGAVIRHKREVYDRGNGATILLYNREKNSVVLTRQFRIATWVNGNPDGMLVETCAGLLDNDSPEDCIRKEAIEETGYAVGEVEKLFELFMSPGGVTELIHFFAAQYSESQRDNAGGGVEDEDIDVMEIPFPDAWAMIKDGRIKDGKTVTLLQHALIAGWLHL
- the ansP gene encoding L-asparagine permease, with the translated sequence MKADKVSGAEKRAAKRRWLNSQDSGYNKAMDNRHVQMIAIGGAIGTGLFLGAGARLQAAGPALAIVYLVCGIFSFFILRALGELVLHRPSSGSFVSYSREFLGEKASYVAGWMYFVNWAMTGIVDITAVALYMHYWGAFGDVPQWVFALGALAIVGTMNMIGVRWFAEMEFWFALIKVLAIAIFLVVGVVFLGSGKPLDGNATGFHLITDNGGMFPNGLMPALVLVQGVVFAFASIELVGTAAGECKDPKTMLPKAINSVIWRIGLFYVGSVVLLVLLLPWNAYQAGQSPFVTFFSKLGVPYVGSIMNIVVLTAALSSLNSGLYATGRILRSMSMGGSAPQFLSKMSRSQVPYAGILVTVCVYIVGVYLNYIVPASVFEIVLNVAALGIISSWAFIVVCQMRLRKAIKEGKADDVSFKLPGAPFTSWLTLLFLLSVLVLMAFDYPNGTYTIASIPLIAIWLTAGWFFVRKRAQSLSEEQHSAAEKLMK
- a CDS encoding DUF1471 domain-containing protein, translating into MNKTLPALIAATLLAATSFSTLAATPVDGSQAMNMQSIGSVSVSGVRGSLDDATHQLAKKAEELGASHYRVVRADTPGDSSLWSGTAEIYR
- the narQ gene encoding nitrate/nitrite two-component system sensor histidine kinase NarQ, which gives rise to MPSVKRSVTHSIARTLFAIVLLSVFSSGLALLTLSGSLRDAEAINLAGSLRMQSYRLAWDITSRSSQQAEHISQYQQTLMAPALHSLDRFYVPDAVRQRYHDLLSSWQRLQPSLISDQTEINADRVTQIIHSVTQIDHFVLALQHWAELKMRIVALTCLLGFTAIALLVILTLRHIRLKIVGPLRQLLSASEAVEQTHFTLPPLSTDLDNELGVLARAFTRMSGELEKSWTAMSQTVRAKTESLTQANRRLTLLYACSQRLSRSVEGREAFQLTLALVRRHERLNSIAFSVPDFGELSAGHSDPQLPWHSIPLYLSHQPQPCGVLRWQAHSSEPRLMQGVASLLIHALELWQAQQQVQTLLLLEERATIARELHDSLAQSLTYLRIQIARLKRTLDPDAAQAQSVVAEFEQALVAANQQLRELLTTFRLTIEPASLARALEQVVLPLRQQSDARILLQCDSDGQLQAQQQIHVLQIVREALLNAIRHAHAEEITVSTRRGEQGELTLTVADDGVGIASQQEPPDHYGLTIMRERAARLNGTLSITRSETGGTCVSLHFMPVTETVFPAAVIAVPPSTRSGSEA
- a CDS encoding response regulator, which codes for MTGTIFRVLIVDDHPLMRRGLHQLLQLDSRFQVVAEASNGAEAVTLARQMQPDLVLLDLNMKGLSGLETLQILRSESIPCRVVILTVSDSRSDFFSLLDAGVDGYLLKDSEPEQMLAQIIHVAEGGQAFSDTLQPWREGRDWQDNPFAILTARELDVLKEVARGLSNKEVSENLSISEQTVKVHIRSLLRKLNVRSRVAATVLWLESQP